A single Streptococcus thermophilus DNA region contains:
- the dnaK gene encoding molecular chaperone DnaK, giving the protein MSKIIGIDLGTTNSAVAVLEGTEPKIIANPEGNRTTPSVVSFKNGEIIIGDAAKRQAVTNPDTVISIKSKMGTSEKVSANGKEYTPQEISAMILQYLKSYAEEYLGEKVTKAVITVPAYFNDAQRQATKDAGKIAGLEVERIVNEPTAAALAYGLDKTDKEEKILVFDLGGGTFDVSILELGDGVFDVLATAGDNKLGGDDFDQKIIDYMVEEFKKENGIDLSTDKMALQRLKDAAEKAKKDLSGVTSTQISLPFITAGEAGPLHLEMTLTRAKFDDLTRDLVERTKTPVRQALSDAGLSLSDIDEVILVGGSTRIPAVVEAVKAETGKEPNKSVNPDEVVAMGAAIQGGVISGDVKDVVLLDVTPLSLGIETMGGVFTKLIERNTTIPTSKSQVFSTAADNQPAVDIHVLQGERPMAADNKTLGRFQLTDIPAAPRGVPQIEVTFDIDKNGIVSVKAKDLGTQKEQTIVIQSNSGLTDEEIERMMKDAEANAEADAKRKAEVELRNEVDQAIFATEKTIKETEGKGFDTERDAAKSALDELKKAQESGDLDDMKAKLEALNEKAQALAVKLYEQAAAAQQAQAGAEGAQAADNSGDDVVDGEFTEK; this is encoded by the coding sequence ATGTCTAAAATTATTGGTATTGACTTAGGTACAACAAACTCAGCAGTTGCAGTTCTTGAAGGAACTGAACCAAAAATCATCGCTAACCCAGAAGGAAATCGTACAACTCCATCTGTAGTTTCATTCAAAAATGGTGAAATCATCATTGGTGATGCTGCAAAACGTCAAGCAGTCACAAACCCAGATACAGTAATCTCTATCAAATCTAAGATGGGTACTTCTGAAAAAGTTTCTGCTAACGGCAAAGAATACACTCCACAAGAAATCTCAGCAATGATCCTTCAGTACTTGAAAAGTTATGCTGAAGAATACCTCGGTGAAAAAGTAACCAAGGCTGTCATCACAGTTCCAGCTTACTTTAACGATGCTCAACGTCAAGCAACTAAAGATGCTGGTAAAATCGCTGGTCTTGAAGTAGAACGTATCGTCAACGAACCAACTGCAGCAGCGCTTGCTTATGGTTTGGACAAGACTGACAAAGAAGAAAAAATCTTGGTCTTTGACCTTGGTGGTGGTACATTCGACGTATCTATCCTTGAACTCGGTGATGGTGTCTTTGATGTATTGGCTACTGCAGGGGACAATAAACTTGGTGGTGATGACTTTGACCAAAAAATTATCGATTACATGGTTGAAGAATTCAAGAAAGAAAACGGCATCGACTTGTCAACAGACAAGATGGCTCTTCAACGTTTGAAAGACGCAGCAGAAAAAGCTAAGAAAGACCTTTCAGGTGTAACTTCAACACAAATCAGCTTGCCGTTCATCACGGCTGGTGAAGCTGGACCCCTTCACTTGGAAATGACTTTGACTCGTGCCAAATTTGATGATTTGACTCGTGACCTTGTAGAACGTACTAAAACTCCAGTTCGTCAAGCCCTTTCAGATGCAGGTTTAAGCTTGTCAGACATTGACGAAGTCATCCTTGTTGGTGGTTCAACTCGTATCCCAGCTGTTGTAGAAGCAGTTAAGGCTGAAACTGGTAAAGAACCAAACAAATCAGTAAACCCTGATGAAGTAGTTGCTATGGGTGCTGCTATCCAAGGTGGTGTGATCTCTGGTGATGTGAAAGACGTTGTCCTTCTTGACGTAACACCGTTGTCACTTGGGATCGAAACAATGGGTGGCGTCTTCACAAAACTCATCGAACGTAACACAACAATTCCAACATCTAAATCACAAGTCTTCTCAACTGCAGCAGATAATCAACCAGCCGTTGATATCCACGTTCTTCAAGGTGAACGCCCGATGGCAGCAGATAACAAGACTCTTGGACGTTTCCAATTGACTGATATCCCAGCTGCACCTCGTGGTGTCCCACAAATCGAAGTAACATTTGACATTGATAAGAACGGTATCGTATCTGTTAAAGCGAAAGATCTTGGAACTCAAAAAGAACAAACAATTGTCATCCAATCTAATTCAGGTTTGACTGATGAAGAAATTGAAAGAATGATGAAAGATGCTGAAGCAAATGCTGAAGCAGATGCAAAACGTAAAGCAGAAGTAGAACTTCGTAACGAAGTCGACCAAGCTATCTTTGCCACTGAAAAAACAATTAAAGAAACAGAAGGTAAAGGCTTTGATACAGAACGTGATGCTGCCAAATCAGCACTTGATGAGCTTAAGAAAGCTCAAGAATCAGGTGATCTTGATGACATGAAGGCTAAATTGGAAGCTCTTAACGAAAAAGCCCAAGCCTTGGCAGTTAAACTCTACGAACAAGCAGCAGCGGCACAACAAGCTCAAGCAGGAGCAGAAGGCGCACAAGCAGCAGATAACTCAGGCGACGATGTCGTAGACGGAGAGTTTACTGAAAAGTAA
- the hrcA gene encoding heat-inducible transcriptional repressor HrcA — MITQRQNAILNLIVEMFTRTHEPVCSKALQDSIDSSSATIRNDMAKLEKMGYLEKAHISSGRMPSRAGFQYFVANSLNLDTIDEQDVYQVVKAFDFEAFKLEDILDAAAKLLAEMTGYTAVIQDVEPTRQRLTGFEIVQLSNHDALAVLTLDESKPVTVQFAIPKNFLSSDLEIFHKLVQGRFLGNTVLDIHYRLRTETPQIVQKYFKITDNVLDLFDYIFSHLFKELIFIEGKVASLAYADLNTYQFLDNPQHVALALRSAISDDEVTKISVAESTEEALENVTVMSHKFLIPYRGMALMHVIGPIEMDYRRMVSLVNVISRVLVMKLTDYYRYLNSNHYEVFLSRNVLKNIERGECLD; from the coding sequence GTGATTACGCAAAGGCAAAACGCTATTTTGAATTTGATAGTTGAGATGTTCACTCGTACACATGAACCAGTTTGTTCTAAAGCATTACAAGACTCAATTGATTCAAGTTCAGCGACCATTCGTAATGACATGGCTAAGTTAGAAAAGATGGGTTATCTTGAGAAAGCTCATATCTCTAGTGGACGCATGCCAAGCCGAGCAGGTTTCCAGTATTTTGTTGCTAATTCTTTGAATCTTGATACGATTGATGAACAAGATGTTTACCAAGTCGTCAAGGCCTTCGACTTTGAAGCTTTTAAACTTGAAGATATCTTGGATGCGGCGGCAAAGCTGCTGGCAGAAATGACAGGATACACAGCAGTGATTCAAGATGTGGAACCGACCAGACAGCGTCTGACAGGATTTGAAATTGTTCAGCTGTCTAATCATGATGCGTTGGCAGTTCTGACTCTAGATGAATCTAAGCCGGTGACAGTTCAGTTTGCCATTCCAAAGAATTTCTTGTCAAGCGATTTGGAAATTTTTCATAAGCTTGTTCAAGGACGGTTTTTAGGAAATACTGTCTTAGATATCCATTACCGATTGAGAACAGAGACTCCTCAGATTGTGCAAAAGTATTTTAAGATAACAGATAATGTTTTAGATTTGTTTGACTATATCTTTTCACACCTCTTTAAGGAACTGATTTTTATAGAAGGTAAGGTTGCATCACTGGCCTATGCTGATTTGAACACTTATCAATTTTTGGATAATCCACAACATGTGGCTCTTGCGCTTCGATCAGCTATCTCCGATGATGAAGTGACCAAAATTTCGGTCGCAGAATCAACTGAAGAAGCTCTTGAAAATGTCACGGTTATGAGTCATAAATTCTTGATCCCCTATCGTGGGATGGCACTCATGCATGTGATTGGACCCATTGAAATGGATTATCGTCGCATGGTTAGTTTAGTCAACGTTATCAGTCGAGTTCTGGTTATGAAACTAACGGATTATTACCGTTATCTCAATAGCAACCATTACGAAGTTTTCTTAAGCCGTAACGTTTTAAAAAATATAGAAAGAGGTGAATGCCTTGACTGA
- the dnaJ gene encoding molecular chaperone DnaJ: MNNTEYYDRLGLSKDASQDEIKRAYRKLSKKYHPDINKEPGAEEKYKEILEAYETLSDAQKRAAYDQYGPDGANGFGGQGSFGGFDGGAGFGGFEDIFSSFFGGGATRNPNAPRQGDDLQYRVNLSFEEAVFGAEKEIHYNREVTCKTCSGSGAKPGTSPVTCGRCHGHGVINVDTQTPLGMMRRQVTCDVCHGTGQEIKDPCPTCRGTGREKQSHTVSVKIPAGVETGQQIRLAGQGEAGFNGGPYGDLFVVINVNPSDKFTRDGSTIYYTLNISFVQAALGDTVEVPTVHGNVEMVIPAGTQTGKTFRLKGKGAPRLRGGSQGDQLVTVKIVTPTKLNDAQKEALLAFAKASGDEKVAPQKKGFFDKVKDVLEDL, from the coding sequence ATGAACAATACCGAATATTACGATCGTCTTGGGTTATCTAAGGATGCCTCTCAAGACGAAATTAAACGTGCCTATCGTAAGCTGTCTAAAAAATACCACCCAGATATCAATAAAGAACCGGGTGCGGAAGAAAAATATAAAGAGATTCTAGAGGCCTATGAAACTCTAAGTGATGCCCAAAAACGTGCAGCCTATGACCAATACGGACCAGACGGTGCGAACGGCTTTGGTGGCCAAGGTAGCTTTGGTGGCTTTGATGGTGGTGCAGGCTTCGGAGGTTTTGAGGATATCTTCTCGAGCTTCTTTGGTGGCGGTGCTACTCGCAATCCAAATGCTCCTCGTCAAGGAGACGACCTTCAGTATCGTGTCAACCTAAGTTTCGAAGAGGCTGTTTTTGGTGCTGAAAAAGAAATTCACTACAATCGTGAAGTGACGTGTAAGACATGTTCAGGATCTGGTGCTAAACCTGGGACAAGTCCTGTAACCTGTGGTCGCTGTCATGGTCATGGGGTTATCAATGTTGATACACAAACACCACTTGGTATGATGCGTCGTCAAGTAACCTGTGACGTCTGTCACGGAACAGGTCAAGAAATCAAGGATCCTTGTCCAACTTGTCGTGGAACAGGTCGTGAAAAACAAAGCCATACAGTATCTGTTAAGATTCCAGCGGGTGTTGAAACAGGTCAACAAATCCGTCTTGCAGGCCAAGGTGAAGCTGGTTTCAACGGTGGTCCTTATGGAGACCTCTTTGTAGTCATCAATGTTAATCCAAGCGATAAATTTACTCGTGATGGATCGACAATTTACTATACACTTAACATTTCTTTTGTCCAAGCAGCTCTTGGTGATACTGTTGAAGTACCTACCGTTCACGGTAATGTTGAGATGGTTATTCCAGCGGGTACTCAAACAGGTAAAACTTTCCGTCTAAAAGGAAAGGGAGCACCACGTCTTCGTGGAGGTTCACAAGGGGATCAACTCGTTACTGTCAAGATTGTAACTCCTACGAAGCTGAATGATGCTCAAAAAGAAGCTCTCCTTGCATTCGCAAAAGCAAGTGGTGATGAAAAGGTTGCACCACAGAAAAAAGGATTTTTTGACAAAGTAAAAGATGTTTTGGAGGATTTATAA
- a CDS encoding glycoside hydrolase family 73 protein produces MRRRFKLKAFIILVAVFALGILLPLIRHASTADNARTVKVAYTQKGFIENLAPTAQKMSKNYGVPASILLSQAAYESNYGCSLLSVKYHNIYSLPARPGQEHIYLKDNVYSKGKWQYQKVDFAVFRDWSSSMSSYLEELHQGRWGESTYKEVAGTTSYKVAAEKLQAAGFNSDPDYAKHLISIIETYNLVKYDR; encoded by the coding sequence GTGAGACGACGTTTTAAACTAAAAGCCTTTATAATCTTAGTTGCTGTTTTCGCTTTAGGGATTCTCTTACCGCTGATTCGTCATGCATCTACAGCTGATAATGCTCGTACGGTAAAGGTTGCCTATACGCAGAAAGGGTTTATTGAAAACTTAGCGCCAACAGCACAAAAAATGTCTAAAAACTATGGTGTCCCTGCGTCGATTCTCCTTAGCCAAGCCGCATATGAGTCGAACTATGGTTGTAGTCTCTTATCTGTTAAATACCATAATATCTACAGTCTCCCTGCTCGGCCAGGACAAGAACATATCTATCTAAAGGATAATGTTTATAGTAAAGGCAAATGGCAATATCAAAAAGTAGATTTTGCAGTTTTTAGAGACTGGTCAAGTTCTATGTCATCTTATCTAGAAGAACTGCACCAAGGTAGATGGGGAGAATCAACCTATAAAGAGGTGGCAGGAACTACGAGTTATAAAGTTGCGGCAGAAAAGCTACAAGCTGCAGGTTTTAATAGTGATCCTGATTACGCTAAACATCTTATTTCTATTATTGAGACCTATAATTTGGTAAAATATGATCGCTGA
- the truA gene encoding tRNA pseudouridine(38-40) synthase TruA produces MVRYKATISYDGTLFSGFQRQPNARSIQEEIEKTLLRLNSGTPVTVHGAGRTDAGVHAYGQVIHFDLPRERDPEKLRFGLDTQCPDDIDIVSIELVSEEFHARYSKHIKTYEFLVDAGRPKNPMMRNYAVHYPYHLSLALMQEAAMELVGTHDFTGFTASGTSVENKVRTITQASVSIDEKTGFYVFTFSGNGFLYKQVRNMVGTLLKIGNGRMPVSQVKTVLESRDRNLAGPTAAGNGLYLKEIRYE; encoded by the coding sequence ATGGTTAGATATAAAGCGACAATTTCTTATGATGGAACACTTTTTTCAGGTTTTCAAAGACAACCAAATGCTCGTTCTATTCAAGAAGAGATTGAAAAGACTCTTTTGCGGCTAAATAGTGGTACTCCTGTAACTGTACACGGGGCAGGCCGAACAGATGCTGGTGTTCATGCTTATGGACAAGTTATCCACTTTGATTTACCTCGGGAGAGGGATCCAGAGAAGCTGCGTTTTGGTTTAGATACACAGTGTCCAGATGATATTGACATTGTTAGTATCGAGCTTGTATCGGAGGAATTCCATGCACGTTATAGTAAACATATTAAAACCTATGAATTCCTAGTAGATGCAGGGCGACCTAAGAACCCCATGATGCGTAATTATGCTGTCCACTATCCCTACCATCTAAGTCTAGCTCTTATGCAAGAGGCTGCTATGGAATTGGTTGGCACACATGATTTTACAGGCTTCACAGCTTCAGGGACCTCTGTAGAAAATAAAGTGCGTACAATTACCCAGGCAAGTGTATCTATCGATGAGAAAACTGGGTTTTATGTCTTTACTTTTTCTGGGAATGGCTTTCTTTATAAGCAAGTTAGAAATATGGTTGGAACATTATTGAAAATTGGAAATGGACGCATGCCAGTTTCGCAAGTGAAGACCGTGTTGGAAAGTCGTGACCGCAATCTTGCGGGACCAACCGCAGCAGGTAATGGTTTATATTTGAAGGAGATACGATATGAGTGA
- a CDS encoding histidine phosphatase family protein, protein MSKVKLYIARHGKTMFNTIGRVQGWSDSPLTPFGEEGIRELGVGLKAAGIPFKSAYSSDSGRAIQTMDIILREMGLETIPYKRDKRIREWCFGSFEGGYDGELFYGVLPRTAAFQGKNIHDVTYPELAQSILDVDTAGWAESWEVLRKRIIEGFTAIAEDLERSGGGDAFVVSHSMTIATFAWLMDPSVEHPPLDNGSVTVVAYENGKFTLETLGDMTYRQVGREIIEKRQW, encoded by the coding sequence ATGAGTAAGGTTAAGTTATATATCGCGAGACACGGCAAGACTATGTTTAACACTATTGGTCGTGTCCAAGGTTGGTCTGATAGCCCTTTGACCCCGTTCGGTGAAGAAGGAATTCGTGAGCTGGGAGTAGGTCTGAAAGCGGCAGGTATCCCGTTCAAATCTGCTTATTCTAGTGATTCAGGTCGAGCTATTCAGACCATGGACATCATTTTACGTGAGATGGGTTTGGAAACTATTCCTTATAAACGTGACAAACGTATTCGTGAGTGGTGTTTTGGTAGTTTTGAGGGTGGCTATGATGGCGAGCTTTTTTATGGTGTGTTGCCGAGAACAGCTGCTTTTCAAGGTAAGAATATACATGATGTAACTTATCCTGAGCTTGCCCAGAGTATCCTTGATGTAGATACGGCTGGTTGGGCAGAATCTTGGGAAGTTCTCAGAAAACGTATTATAGAAGGTTTTACAGCTATTGCAGAGGATCTTGAAAGATCCGGTGGTGGTGATGCTTTCGTCGTTAGTCACAGTATGACCATTGCAACTTTTGCTTGGTTAATGGATCCTTCTGTCGAGCATCCTCCATTGGACAACGGTTCGGTTACTGTCGTTGCTTATGAAAATGGTAAATTCACATTGGAAACACTTGGTGATATGACTTATCGTCAGGTTGGACGAGAGATAATAGAAAAAAGACAATGGTAA
- a CDS encoding bifunctional hydroxymethylpyrimidine kinase/phosphomethylpyrimidine kinase → MSDELVLAISGNDIFSGGGLHADLATFTTNKQNGFVAITCLTAMTENGFEVIPIDSKAFKQQLDSLKDVPFSAIKIGLLPNVEIAELTLDFVKKCPEIPIVLDPVLVCKETHDVEVSQLRDELVKFFPYVTVITPNLPEVELLIDKRIHTIDDMKLAASCLKELGAKNVVVKGGNRLDGNKALDVLYNGKEYKIFEKPVLDKNNTGAGCTFASSIASELVKGFSETEAVANAKVFVFESIKQSNEYGVVQYAK, encoded by the coding sequence ATGAGTGATGAATTGGTATTAGCGATTTCAGGGAATGATATTTTTAGTGGTGGCGGGCTTCATGCGGATTTAGCGACATTTACAACTAATAAACAAAATGGCTTTGTAGCTATTACCTGTCTAACAGCTATGACTGAGAATGGTTTTGAAGTTATTCCAATCGATAGTAAGGCATTTAAACAACAACTTGACTCACTAAAAGATGTTCCTTTCTCAGCAATAAAAATTGGTTTATTACCTAATGTTGAAATTGCGGAATTAACCTTAGACTTTGTTAAAAAATGTCCAGAAATTCCAATTGTATTGGATCCTGTTCTAGTTTGCAAGGAGACACATGACGTTGAGGTTTCACAGCTACGTGATGAATTGGTTAAATTCTTCCCTTATGTTACAGTCATTACTCCAAATCTCCCAGAAGTAGAACTTCTTATTGACAAAAGAATACATACTATTGATGATATGAAGCTTGCAGCTAGTTGCTTAAAAGAATTGGGTGCTAAGAATGTCGTTGTAAAAGGTGGCAACCGTCTAGATGGTAATAAAGCATTAGATGTTCTATACAATGGAAAAGAATACAAAATATTTGAGAAACCTGTTCTAGATAAAAATAATACAGGGGCAGGATGTACATTTGCTTCCAGCATAGCCAGTGAATTAGTCAAAGGATTTTCAGAAACGGAAGCTGTAGCCAATGCTAAGGTCTTTGTTTTTGAATCAATTAAACAGTCGAATGAATATGGAGTCGTTCAATATGCAAAATAA
- a CDS encoding ECF transporter S component, translating to MQNKKIKKLTLLAILTALSVTFGFVAKIPTPTGLLTLVDAGIYFTAFYLGKKEGALVGGLSAFLIDLLSSAPQWMFISLFIHGVQGYFAGLKGGYRPLGLLLATVVMVGGYALSSVFMYGTGASIAELVPNFCQNGLGIVIGWLLYQAFKRVQSNK from the coding sequence ATGCAAAATAAGAAAATAAAAAAACTAACGTTATTAGCCATTCTAACGGCTTTATCAGTAACCTTTGGGTTTGTAGCGAAAATTCCAACTCCAACAGGACTATTGACTTTGGTAGATGCAGGGATTTACTTCACAGCCTTCTACCTTGGTAAGAAAGAGGGAGCTCTTGTAGGAGGTTTATCTGCTTTTTTGATTGATCTCTTATCATCTGCTCCTCAATGGATGTTCATAAGTCTATTTATTCATGGTGTACAAGGCTATTTTGCAGGGCTAAAAGGTGGCTACCGTCCCCTAGGTCTACTACTAGCCACTGTTGTAATGGTTGGTGGCTATGCCCTTTCTTCGGTATTTATGTACGGAACAGGAGCTTCAATCGCAGAGTTGGTTCCTAATTTTTGTCAGAATGGTTTAGGCATTGTAATTGGTTGGCTATTATATCAAGCGTTCAAAAGAGTTCAATCAAATAAATGA
- a CDS encoding M15 family metallopeptidase: protein MVKDSYPSRRQAKKQTNWYLVISGVLTVILLVTAGLYSVFGVSRTVQQTNGSSVTKNSKEVTDSTQSKDTKGLPDVSPKDWKLLLVNRDNKSKELNPELANVDGVSVDARIAKNVEEFLAAAQEINPSYHLISGYRSVAYQTELYNSYVRQEMADDPTLTESQAEKKVQTYSQPPGASEHQTGLAIDMSTVDSLDEADPATVAKVKKIAPKYGFVLRFPDGKTSSTGVGYEDWHFRYVGKESAEYMTAHNLTLEEYLVLLKEKAK from the coding sequence ATGGTAAAAGATAGCTATCCAAGTCGCCGTCAGGCGAAAAAACAAACCAATTGGTATTTGGTTATCAGTGGCGTCTTGACTGTAATTCTTTTAGTTACAGCAGGACTTTATTCAGTATTTGGTGTCAGTCGTACGGTCCAACAAACCAATGGATCGTCAGTAACAAAAAATAGTAAGGAAGTTACCGATTCGACTCAAAGCAAGGATACAAAAGGACTACCTGATGTATCGCCTAAAGACTGGAAATTGCTTTTGGTAAATCGAGATAATAAGTCTAAAGAGCTTAATCCTGAGCTTGCTAACGTAGATGGTGTTTCTGTAGATGCGAGAATTGCGAAAAATGTTGAAGAATTTTTAGCAGCAGCTCAAGAAATTAATCCAAGCTATCATTTGATTTCGGGTTATCGTAGTGTTGCTTATCAGACAGAACTTTATAACAGTTATGTTCGGCAGGAAATGGCTGATGATCCGACTTTGACAGAGTCCCAGGCTGAGAAGAAGGTTCAGACTTATTCACAACCACCAGGTGCTAGTGAGCATCAGACAGGTCTTGCGATTGACATGAGTACTGTAGACAGCTTAGATGAAGCAGATCCAGCTACTGTGGCTAAGGTCAAAAAAATAGCGCCAAAGTATGGCTTTGTTCTTCGTTTCCCAGATGGTAAGACATCGTCAACAGGTGTGGGGTATGAAGATTGGCATTTCCGCTACGTTGGTAAAGAATCAGCAGAGTACATGACTGCACATAATCTTACTTTGGAAGAATATCTGGTACTATTAAAGGAGAAAGCTAAGTGA
- the grpE gene encoding nucleotide exchange factor GrpE: MTEDIKKEEVKEEEATETSEEVVEETKETSELEEAQARAEEFENKYLRAHAEMQNIQRRAKEEHQQLQKYRSQDLAKAILPALDNIERALAVEGLTDDVKKGLEMIQESLINALKEEGIEEIAADGEFNHNFHMAIQTIPADDEHPADTIAQVFQKGYKLHDRILRPAMVVVYKEN; encoded by the coding sequence TTGACTGAAGATATTAAAAAAGAAGAAGTAAAAGAAGAGGAAGCTACCGAGACAAGTGAAGAAGTTGTAGAAGAAACAAAGGAAACTTCTGAGCTTGAAGAAGCTCAAGCGCGTGCAGAGGAGTTTGAAAATAAATACCTTCGTGCCCATGCAGAGATGCAAAATATTCAACGCCGTGCTAAAGAAGAACATCAACAATTACAAAAGTATCGTAGCCAAGATTTAGCAAAAGCAATCTTGCCAGCACTTGATAACATTGAACGTGCTCTTGCTGTTGAAGGATTGACTGATGATGTTAAAAAAGGTTTGGAAATGATACAGGAAAGTTTGATAAATGCTCTTAAAGAGGAAGGAATCGAAGAAATCGCAGCAGACGGCGAGTTCAATCACAACTTCCATATGGCTATTCAAACCATTCCTGCAGATGATGAGCATCCGGCGGATACCATCGCACAAGTCTTCCAAAAAGGCTACAAACTCCATGACCGCATCCTACGCCCAGCCATGGTAGTAGTATACAAAGAGAACTAA
- a CDS encoding PFL family protein, protein MDIKQVTETIAMIEEQNFDVRTITMGISLLDCIDSDIDKAAEKVYNKIVSKAKNLVAVGDEIAAELGVPIVNKRVSVTPISIIGAATDATDYVPFAKALDRAAKEIGINFIGGFSALVQKGYQKGDEILIDSIPRALAETDFVCSSVNIGSTKTGINMTAVRDMGRIIKEASEADPMGPGKLVVFANAVEDNPFMAGAFHGVGEADVVINVGVSGPGVVQRAVEKVPGESFDVLAETVKKTAFKITRVGQLVGQMASERLGVEFGIVDLSLAPTPAVGDSVARVLEAMGLEVVGTHGTTAALALLNDQVKKGGIMACNQVGGLSGAFIPVSEDEGMIAAVQSGHINLEKLEAMTAICSVGLDMIAVPADTPDTTIAAMIADEAAIGVINQKTTAVRIIPYGKEGDMLELGGLLGYAPVMKVNKASSADFIARGGQIPAPVHSFKN, encoded by the coding sequence ATGGATATTAAACAGGTTACAGAAACCATTGCTATGATTGAGGAGCAGAACTTTGATGTTCGTACTATCACCATGGGAATTTCACTCCTAGACTGTATCGATTCAGATATTGATAAAGCAGCAGAAAAGGTATACAACAAGATTGTTTCTAAGGCTAAGAACTTGGTAGCTGTTGGTGACGAAATTGCGGCTGAACTTGGTGTTCCGATTGTTAATAAACGTGTTTCTGTTACTCCGATTTCAATTATCGGTGCGGCGACAGATGCGACAGATTATGTACCGTTTGCTAAGGCACTAGACCGTGCAGCTAAGGAAATTGGCATTAACTTTATTGGTGGTTTCTCTGCATTAGTTCAAAAGGGCTACCAAAAAGGTGATGAGATTCTTATTGATTCTATCCCACGTGCGCTTGCTGAGACTGATTTTGTCTGCTCATCTGTTAATATTGGTTCAACAAAAACTGGTATTAACATGACAGCGGTACGTGATATGGGACGTATCATTAAAGAGGCTTCTGAGGCAGATCCAATGGGTCCAGGTAAATTGGTTGTCTTTGCTAATGCGGTTGAAGATAATCCATTTATGGCAGGTGCCTTCCACGGTGTTGGTGAGGCTGACGTTGTAATCAATGTTGGGGTTTCAGGTCCTGGTGTTGTGCAACGTGCTGTTGAGAAGGTTCCAGGTGAAAGTTTTGATGTTTTAGCTGAAACAGTTAAGAAAACTGCCTTTAAAATCACACGTGTAGGGCAGTTGGTTGGTCAAATGGCTAGCGAACGTCTAGGTGTCGAGTTTGGTATTGTAGACTTGTCTCTTGCACCAACTCCAGCAGTAGGTGATTCGGTAGCTCGTGTACTTGAAGCCATGGGGCTTGAAGTTGTTGGTACGCATGGTACTACTGCGGCTCTAGCTCTTCTTAATGACCAGGTTAAAAAAGGTGGTATCATGGCATGTAACCAGGTCGGCGGTTTGTCAGGTGCCTTTATCCCTGTTTCTGAAGATGAAGGAATGATTGCAGCAGTTCAATCTGGGCATATCAACCTTGAAAAATTAGAAGCCATGACGGCTATCTGTTCTGTTGGTCTAGACATGATTGCCGTTCCAGCTGATACGCCAGATACAACAATTGCGGCCATGATTGCCGATGAAGCGGCTATTGGTGTCATTAATCAGAAAACAACAGCTGTTCGTATTATTCCTTATGGTAAGGAAGGGGACATGTTGGAACTTGGAGGTCTTCTTGGTTATGCACCAGTAATGAAGGTAAACAAAGCTTCATCGGCTGACTTCATTGCGCGTGGTGGCCAAATCCCAGCCCCTGTTCACAGCTTTAAAAACTAA
- a CDS encoding sigma factor yields MEQEVFVKAYEKVRPIVLKAFRQYFIQLWDQADMEQEAMMTLYQLLKKFPDLEKDDDKLRRYFKTKFRNRLNDEVRRQESVKRQANRQCYVEISDIAFCIPNKELDMVDRLAYDEQLNAFREQLSSEDSLKLDRLLGGECFRGRKKMIRELRFWMVDFDPCNEED; encoded by the coding sequence ATGGAACAAGAAGTTTTTGTTAAGGCATATGAAAAGGTAAGGCCAATTGTACTTAAGGCTTTTAGGCAATACTTTATTCAGCTTTGGGATCAAGCTGACATGGAGCAAGAGGCGATGATGACTTTGTATCAGCTTTTAAAAAAGTTTCCTGATTTAGAGAAAGATGATGATAAGTTACGTCGTTACTTTAAAACTAAGTTTAGGAATCGACTTAATGATGAAGTGAGGCGGCAGGAGTCAGTAAAACGTCAAGCTAATAGACAGTGCTATGTTGAAATTTCAGATATTGCCTTTTGTATTCCCAATAAGGAGCTAGATATGGTTGATAGACTTGCTTATGATGAACAGCTTAATGCTTTTCGTGAGCAGTTATCATCGGAAGATTCTCTTAAGTTGGATCGATTGTTGGGTGGTGAATGCTTTAGGGGAAGGAAAAAGATGATACGAGAGTTAAGATTTTGGATGGTTGACTTTGATCCATGTAATGAAGAAGACTGA